A portion of the Pirellulales bacterium genome contains these proteins:
- a CDS encoding sulfatase-like hydrolase/transferase: MIYRPLLLLLTVCQLCLPIEAQGDDRPNVLVILADDLGLGDTSAFGTKDIRTPNIDRIFREGMTCDSFYANSCVCSPTRAALLSGCYPDRVGVPGVIRDVPADSWGRLSPHAVLLPRLLKPRGYQTAIVGKWHLGYERPDRPNDHGFDFFHGFLGDMMDDYRTHLRHGHNFMRRNDETISPAGHATDLFTRWACEYLAERAEAKQPFFLYLAFNAPHGPIQPPDEWLQKVKLREPQMPEKRQRLVALIEHLDAGIGRVLDTLEKTGQAKNTLVLFTSDNGGLLEEGANNGPWRSGKTHMYEGGLRVPCAARWPGRIAPGTNTNRTYLTMDVFPTVLEAAGASPPAGIDGASFLSELLGKPAAAGPRDYYFVRREGGLAYGGKTIEAYRHGDWKLLQDSPFAPLELYNLVRDPRETTNVAKTERKMLAELSAELRRQIQRGGQIPWQASER; encoded by the coding sequence GTGATCTACCGCCCCCTCCTGTTGCTTCTCACCGTCTGCCAGCTTTGCCTCCCTATCGAGGCCCAGGGCGACGACCGTCCCAACGTGCTCGTCATTCTGGCCGACGATCTCGGCCTGGGCGATACCTCGGCCTTCGGCACCAAAGACATCCGCACGCCGAACATCGACCGCATCTTTCGCGAGGGGATGACCTGCGACAGCTTTTATGCCAATAGCTGCGTCTGTTCGCCCACCCGAGCGGCGCTGCTCAGCGGCTGCTATCCCGATCGCGTCGGCGTGCCGGGCGTCATTCGCGACGTGCCCGCCGACTCGTGGGGGCGGCTCAGTCCGCACGCCGTCCTGCTGCCGCGGCTGCTGAAACCGCGGGGATACCAAACGGCCATCGTGGGCAAGTGGCACCTGGGCTATGAGCGGCCCGACCGTCCCAACGACCACGGCTTCGATTTCTTTCACGGCTTCCTGGGCGACATGATGGACGACTATCGCACGCACCTGCGTCACGGCCACAACTTCATGCGCCGCAACGACGAGACCATCTCGCCCGCAGGACACGCCACCGATCTGTTCACCCGGTGGGCCTGCGAGTATCTGGCGGAGCGGGCCGAAGCGAAGCAGCCGTTCTTCCTCTATCTGGCCTTCAACGCGCCGCACGGTCCCATCCAGCCGCCCGACGAATGGCTGCAGAAAGTCAAGCTTCGCGAACCGCAGATGCCTGAGAAACGGCAACGGCTGGTGGCCTTGATCGAGCATCTCGACGCCGGCATTGGCCGCGTGCTCGACACGCTCGAAAAGACCGGGCAGGCCAAGAACACGCTCGTGCTGTTCACGTCCGACAACGGCGGCCTGTTGGAAGAGGGGGCCAACAACGGCCCTTGGCGCAGCGGCAAGACGCACATGTACGAAGGCGGCCTGCGCGTGCCCTGCGCCGCTCGCTGGCCCGGCCGCATCGCGCCGGGCACGAACACCAACCGCACGTATTTGACGATGGACGTCTTTCCAACCGTGCTCGAAGCCGCGGGCGCTTCGCCGCCGGCGGGCATCGACGGCGCGAGCTTCTTATCGGAGCTGCTGGGCAAGCCGGCCGCGGCCGGTCCTCGCGACTATTACTTCGTGCGCCGCGAAGGAGGGTTGGCTTACGGCGGCAAGACGATCGAAGCCTATCGGCACGGTGATTGGAAGCTGCTGCAAGACAGCCCCTTCGCGCCGCTGGAACTGTATAATCTGGTCAGGGATCCGCGCGAGACGACGAACGTCGCCAAGACCGAGCGGAAGATGCTGGCCGAGTTGTCGGCCGAGTTGCGGCGGCAGATCCAGCGTGGCGGTCAGATTCCCTGGCAGGCAAGCGAGCGATGA